In a single window of the Bacillus rossius redtenbacheri isolate Brsri chromosome 8, Brsri_v3, whole genome shotgun sequence genome:
- the LOC134534751 gene encoding melanoma-associated antigen D2-like isoform X2 produces MMIPSKSLLQKDGLPQPMASRSQATSRSQQSQEPQTQELPENAVNNVVHYLLTQAQTKRGIKRADILEVVGKVGNKKFKDLLSNAAKILVNVYGIKLVEVGHESAKYYILINQLPYNSQLGNIVWLQDEQKDQILLMIVLSLIFMNGGIVDEELMWSYLTQLDIVEGGSRTHPYFGDVHRLLKEEYMFQMYLEYNLVRDSDPQKHTVSWGERARREVSLSKILQFACDMYGAEPTEFANQYKEAQMASSGVP; encoded by the exons atgatgataccatcaaaatctttgctgcaaaaag ATGGGCTTCCTCAACCAATGGCATCTCGTTCTCAGGCCACTTCACGCTCTCAGCAGTCACAAGAGCCGCAGACACAAGAACTACCTGAGAATGCTGTCAACAACGTAGTACATTACTTGCTGACCCAAGCGCAGACCAAACGTGGTATTAAGAGAGCTGATATCTTAGAGGTGGTTGGCAAAGTTGGGAACAAGAAGTTTAAAGATCTCTTGAGTAATGCTGCCAAAATTCTAGTTAAC GTGTACGGCATTAAGCTGGTGGAGGTTGGCCACGAAAGTGCCAAATATTACATACTGATTAACCAGCTTCCATACAACTCGCAATTAGGCAACATTGTGTGGTTGCAGGATGAACAGAAGGACCAAATTTTGCTTATGATCGTCCTGTCTCTCATTTTCATGAATGGCGGGATAGTGGATGAAG AACTGATGTGGAGCTACCTGACTCAACTAGACATTGTGGAAGGTGGAAGCAGAACTCACCCTTATTTTGGAGATGTTCACAGGCTCTTGAAAGAG GAATACATGTTCCAGATGTACTTGGAATATAATTTGGTCCGTGACTCTGACCCCCAAAAACACACAGTATCCTGGGGGGAGAGGGCTCGTCGAGAAGTGTCACTCAGCAAGATACTTCAGTTTGCGTGTGAT ATGTATGGTGCAGAGCCAACAGAATTTGCAAATCAATATAAAGAAGCACAGATGGCAAGTTCTGGAGTTCCTTGA
- the LOC134534751 gene encoding non-structural maintenance of chromosomes element 3 homolog isoform X4 — MASRSQATSRSQQSQEPQTQELPENAVNNVVHYLLTQAQTKRGIKRADILEVVGKVGNKKFKDLLSNAAKILVNVYGIKLVEVGHESAKYYILINQLPYNSQLGNIVWLQDEQKDQILLMIVLSLIFMNGGIVDEELMWSYLTQLDIVEGGSRTHPYFGDVHRLLKEEYMFQMYLEYNLVRDSDPQKHTVSWGERARREVSLSKILQFACDMYGAEPTEFANQYKEAQMASSGVP; from the exons ATGGCATCTCGTTCTCAGGCCACTTCACGCTCTCAGCAGTCACAAGAGCCGCAGACACAAGAACTACCTGAGAATGCTGTCAACAACGTAGTACATTACTTGCTGACCCAAGCGCAGACCAAACGTGGTATTAAGAGAGCTGATATCTTAGAGGTGGTTGGCAAAGTTGGGAACAAGAAGTTTAAAGATCTCTTGAGTAATGCTGCCAAAATTCTAGTTAAC GTGTACGGCATTAAGCTGGTGGAGGTTGGCCACGAAAGTGCCAAATATTACATACTGATTAACCAGCTTCCATACAACTCGCAATTAGGCAACATTGTGTGGTTGCAGGATGAACAGAAGGACCAAATTTTGCTTATGATCGTCCTGTCTCTCATTTTCATGAATGGCGGGATAGTGGATGAAG AACTGATGTGGAGCTACCTGACTCAACTAGACATTGTGGAAGGTGGAAGCAGAACTCACCCTTATTTTGGAGATGTTCACAGGCTCTTGAAAGAG GAATACATGTTCCAGATGTACTTGGAATATAATTTGGTCCGTGACTCTGACCCCCAAAAACACACAGTATCCTGGGGGGAGAGGGCTCGTCGAGAAGTGTCACTCAGCAAGATACTTCAGTTTGCGTGTGAT ATGTATGGTGCAGAGCCAACAGAATTTGCAAATCAATATAAAGAAGCACAGATGGCAAGTTCTGGAGTTCCTTGA
- the LOC134534751 gene encoding melanoma-associated antigen D2-like isoform X1: MNFFFRDVVERLYHFLLMAKGIVPASNLDGLPQPMASRSQATSRSQQSQEPQTQELPENAVNNVVHYLLTQAQTKRGIKRADILEVVGKVGNKKFKDLLSNAAKILVNVYGIKLVEVGHESAKYYILINQLPYNSQLGNIVWLQDEQKDQILLMIVLSLIFMNGGIVDEELMWSYLTQLDIVEGGSRTHPYFGDVHRLLKEEYMFQMYLEYNLVRDSDPQKHTVSWGERARREVSLSKILQFACDMYGAEPTEFANQYKEAQMASSGVP, from the exons atgaattttttttttcgcgacgtagttgaacgactataTCACTTTCTATTAATGGCAAagggaattgtacccgcctctaacttag ATGGGCTTCCTCAACCAATGGCATCTCGTTCTCAGGCCACTTCACGCTCTCAGCAGTCACAAGAGCCGCAGACACAAGAACTACCTGAGAATGCTGTCAACAACGTAGTACATTACTTGCTGACCCAAGCGCAGACCAAACGTGGTATTAAGAGAGCTGATATCTTAGAGGTGGTTGGCAAAGTTGGGAACAAGAAGTTTAAAGATCTCTTGAGTAATGCTGCCAAAATTCTAGTTAAC GTGTACGGCATTAAGCTGGTGGAGGTTGGCCACGAAAGTGCCAAATATTACATACTGATTAACCAGCTTCCATACAACTCGCAATTAGGCAACATTGTGTGGTTGCAGGATGAACAGAAGGACCAAATTTTGCTTATGATCGTCCTGTCTCTCATTTTCATGAATGGCGGGATAGTGGATGAAG AACTGATGTGGAGCTACCTGACTCAACTAGACATTGTGGAAGGTGGAAGCAGAACTCACCCTTATTTTGGAGATGTTCACAGGCTCTTGAAAGAG GAATACATGTTCCAGATGTACTTGGAATATAATTTGGTCCGTGACTCTGACCCCCAAAAACACACAGTATCCTGGGGGGAGAGGGCTCGTCGAGAAGTGTCACTCAGCAAGATACTTCAGTTTGCGTGTGAT ATGTATGGTGCAGAGCCAACAGAATTTGCAAATCAATATAAAGAAGCACAGATGGCAAGTTCTGGAGTTCCTTGA
- the LOC134534751 gene encoding melanoma-associated antigen D2-like isoform X3, whose translation MYGLPQPMASRSQATSRSQQSQEPQTQELPENAVNNVVHYLLTQAQTKRGIKRADILEVVGKVGNKKFKDLLSNAAKILVNVYGIKLVEVGHESAKYYILINQLPYNSQLGNIVWLQDEQKDQILLMIVLSLIFMNGGIVDEELMWSYLTQLDIVEGGSRTHPYFGDVHRLLKEEYMFQMYLEYNLVRDSDPQKHTVSWGERARREVSLSKILQFACDMYGAEPTEFANQYKEAQMASSGVP comes from the exons ATGT ATGGGCTTCCTCAACCAATGGCATCTCGTTCTCAGGCCACTTCACGCTCTCAGCAGTCACAAGAGCCGCAGACACAAGAACTACCTGAGAATGCTGTCAACAACGTAGTACATTACTTGCTGACCCAAGCGCAGACCAAACGTGGTATTAAGAGAGCTGATATCTTAGAGGTGGTTGGCAAAGTTGGGAACAAGAAGTTTAAAGATCTCTTGAGTAATGCTGCCAAAATTCTAGTTAAC GTGTACGGCATTAAGCTGGTGGAGGTTGGCCACGAAAGTGCCAAATATTACATACTGATTAACCAGCTTCCATACAACTCGCAATTAGGCAACATTGTGTGGTTGCAGGATGAACAGAAGGACCAAATTTTGCTTATGATCGTCCTGTCTCTCATTTTCATGAATGGCGGGATAGTGGATGAAG AACTGATGTGGAGCTACCTGACTCAACTAGACATTGTGGAAGGTGGAAGCAGAACTCACCCTTATTTTGGAGATGTTCACAGGCTCTTGAAAGAG GAATACATGTTCCAGATGTACTTGGAATATAATTTGGTCCGTGACTCTGACCCCCAAAAACACACAGTATCCTGGGGGGAGAGGGCTCGTCGAGAAGTGTCACTCAGCAAGATACTTCAGTTTGCGTGTGAT ATGTATGGTGCAGAGCCAACAGAATTTGCAAATCAATATAAAGAAGCACAGATGGCAAGTTCTGGAGTTCCTTGA